A part of Gemmatimonas groenlandica genomic DNA contains:
- a CDS encoding DUF4062 domain-containing protein: protein MSYIAKTFNVMIASPGDVASERAIVRDVVYEWNAVHSSIRKIVLLPIGWESHASPEMGATAQDIINHQVLQKCDLLIGVFWTRIGTATDDYSSGTVEEIERHIDAGRPAMLYFSSQPVALDTVDMAQVEKLKEFKASCRTRGLYEGYDSHSDFKATLYHHLQLKVNEHPLFRLEASLEHGDVVESTTELPRLSPEARTLLKEASMDPQGMIMHLRFGGGAELQANGNNLLTSNDRRDVAKWEESLEELVRLELILARGEAREVYEVSNLGYQIADMITL from the coding sequence ATCGTGCGCGATGTCGTGTACGAATGGAACGCGGTGCATTCGAGCATCCGCAAGATCGTGCTGCTGCCGATCGGCTGGGAATCACATGCCTCACCGGAGATGGGGGCGACGGCACAGGACATCATCAACCATCAGGTGCTGCAGAAATGCGACTTGCTGATCGGCGTGTTCTGGACGCGCATCGGCACCGCGACGGACGACTACTCGAGCGGCACCGTGGAAGAGATCGAACGCCACATCGATGCCGGTCGTCCAGCCATGCTGTACTTCTCGAGTCAGCCGGTGGCGCTCGACACGGTCGACATGGCGCAGGTGGAGAAGCTGAAAGAGTTCAAGGCATCGTGCCGGACACGGGGCTTGTACGAGGGGTACGACAGCCATTCAGACTTCAAGGCCACGCTCTATCACCACCTGCAGCTGAAGGTGAATGAGCATCCGCTGTTCCGGCTCGAAGCGTCGCTGGAGCACGGCGACGTCGTCGAATCGACGACGGAACTCCCGCGGCTCTCCCCGGAAGCGCGCACGCTGTTGAAGGAAGCGAGCATGGATCCCCAAGGGATGATCATGCATCTGCGTTTCGGTGGCGGGGCGGAGCTGCAGGCGAACGGCAACAACCTGCTGACGTCGAACGACCGGCGCGACGTGGCGAAGTGGGAAGAGTCGTTGGAGGAGCTGGTGCGCCTGGAGCTGATCCTCGCGCGCGGAGAGGCGCGCGAGGTGTATGAGGTGTCCAATCTCGGGTATCAGATCGCGGACATGATCACGTTGTAG
- a CDS encoding DUF3224 domain-containing protein, translating to MAFARGTFDITRAPHPMAIAAEGSRLARFSLDKQYHGDLEATAIGEMLAAGSSEPNSAAYVAVEEVKGTLHGLQGTFNLQHAGTMTRGVGTLSVTVVPDSGTEQLRGLTGTLAIIMDGKQHAYEFEYSLPASH from the coding sequence ATGGCGTTCGCCCGCGGCACGTTCGACATCACGAGAGCACCACACCCCATGGCGATCGCGGCGGAGGGATCACGCCTCGCCCGGTTCTCGCTCGACAAACAGTACCACGGAGACCTCGAGGCGACCGCGATCGGCGAAATGCTGGCCGCCGGAAGCAGCGAGCCGAACTCGGCGGCCTACGTCGCGGTCGAAGAAGTGAAAGGCACGCTGCACGGGCTGCAGGGCACGTTCAATCTGCAGCACGCCGGGACGATGACGCGTGGTGTTGGCACGCTCTCGGTGACGGTCGTGCCCGACTCCGGCACCGAACAGCTGCGCGGTCTGACAGGAACGCTGGCGATCATCATGGATGGTAAGCAGCACGCGTATGAGTTCGAGTATTCGCTACCCGCTTCGCATTGA